In Citrus sinensis cultivar Valencia sweet orange chromosome 3, DVS_A1.0, whole genome shotgun sequence, the sequence TTATGTCACAGCCTTAAAAGGCAAAATGGACAAACGAGAATGTCTTCAAGTCACGCTTGATCCTAGAGATGAGAGAAATAAACAAAGAGGATCACCAGTAAAAAAGCTAGACACCATCCAAGTGCGGTACAATGATCAAAGCAAGACAGTTCGTGTTGGGTCATCATTACCCCCCAAAATACGAAAACGGCTAGaagattttctcatatcaCAATCTGATGTGTTTGCATGGTCCCATGAAGACATGTCTGCTATAGATCCAAAAGTAATAGTCCATCGGTTAAATGTAGATCCTAGTCACAAGGCAGTATGATAAAAGATGAGATCTTTCAATCCAGAAAGATACAAAGCAATAGAAGAGGAGGTcgaaaaacttttaaaagcaAGCTTCATTAGAGAGGCCTACTATCCAAATTGATTTGCCAATGTAGTGATGGTTAAAAAGCTAAATGGAAAATGGAGGATCTGTATAGACTTCAtcgatttaaataaaacatgtcCCAAAGATAGCTTTCATTTGCCTAGAATTGATCAGTTGGTTGATACTACTGCAAGGCATGAGCTGCTTACTTTTATGGATGCATATTCTAGGTATAACCAAATTCAGATGTACCCACCAAATAGGAAAAATACATCTTTTATCACGAATAAAGACATGTACTGCTATAACGTTATGCCCTTTAGGTTAAATATGCAGGAGCAACATATCAAATGTTGGTCAATAAAATGTTTTATAGCCAGATTAGAAGAAATATGGAGGTCTGCGTAGATGATATGCttgtcaaaagtaaaaaattggAAGATCATAACACAAACTTAGATGAAGCGTTCAAGATTTTGAAGCAGTATAATATGGAGTTAAACCCAAGTAAATGCGAGTTTGGAGTTTTCTCAGGAAAGTTTTTAGGGTTTATGGTAAGCCAGCGAGGAATAGAAGTTAACCcagaaaaaattcaagtcCTTTTAGATATGGAGTCTCCAAAATCGATTAAAGAAGTTCAAAGGTTAACAAGAAGAGTTGCGACCTTAAACCGTTTTATTTCACGAGCGATAGATAAATGTTTACCATTCTTCAAAACTCTCAGAGGGGGGAAATAAATGGTATGGACAAGGGAATGCAAGAAAGCCTTCCAAGAGTTGAAGAGGTATCTGGGAAGTCTTTCTAATTCTCTCTAAACTAATATTGGGAGAAGATCTTTACTTATACTTGGTCGTTTCAGACTCGGCAGTCAATTCAGTATTAATAATAGAGGAGAGTAAGGTACAAAAGCCAGTTTATTATATGAGTCATGCTCTGTTAGATACCTAGACAAGGTACCTAGTTATAGAAAAAATGGCTTTAGCACTAGTAGTATCTGTTATGAAGCTAAGACCTTACTTTCAGGCTCACACCATAGTGGTGCTCATAAACCAGCCTTTGAGGCAGATAATGCAACAACCATAGGTGTCAGAAAGATTGGTACAATGGCTGTAGAGCTGGGAGTGCATGGTATTAGGTACCGACCTAGAACATCAATTCAAAGGATGGCAGACGCAGACTTTATAGCTGAATTTACTGGTAACCAGTTCAATGAGTCCAGGATTAGTGAAACAATAATACCAACCTGGAGATTATATGTGGATGGATCGTCATACCAACAAAGCAGTGGAGCAGGATTGATCTTAGTCACTCCAGAGCATACAGAGATAAGCTCTGCCTTCAGGTTTGGGTTCAAGACCTCCAACAACGAAGCAGAGTACGAGGCCTTGCTTGCTGATCTCAGGTTAACAAAAGAGATGGAGGCAGAGAAGCTGGAAATTTTTAGTGATTcacaattaattatgaatcAAGTTATATCCGAGTACCAAGTAAATGAAAGTATGATGTTAGTGTATCTACAAAAGGTCAAAAAACtattaatgaattttggaGAATACACTATCACTCAGGTTTCAATGGAGGAAAATAGCAAAGCATATGCCCTTGCAAGGCTGGCATTAGCCACAGATGCAAGCTTAAACGGATTAATCCTTGTTGAGTTCTTGCAAAATCCGAGTATTAATCACGAAGAGAACAAGGAGATTAATCTTATGAATACAATTGGGAGCTGGACGGATCTTATCATTAGTTacttaaaagataaaaaaattacctgaTAATAAGGATGAAGCAAGGAATCTTCCCAAGTGAAGTTCTGCAAACCATCAAGGGTGAAGTTCCATGGCTTGGGTCTGCTGAAAGAGATGTAGACATAGAAGCATGGGTGGAAGCATATGCAGAGCCAGAGCCTGCAGGATATGAACCTTCATGAGTGAAAgttggaaataaaatttcttgctgCAATATTAGAGCAGTTGCAGATGCTTGGTGCAGCCCTTCAGCAGGTGTATTAGTGGAAGCAGATGTAAAATGAAAGCCAGCAGTCTGAGAAAACAGAGTTTCACGAGTGCAAGATGGAAAAAAAGTTTTTGGCTGCAACCCTGGTGCAATTTGAGGAGTCTGGTACAACCCTTGAGTAATTACAGTTTCTTGAGAGGATGATCCCGTAGACTGAAAGACCGACTTATCCCTAAATTTCatgctaattttttaagttgggTATTTGTctatcttcttctctttttttgtgACGTCATCCCTATGAGCCGTCACTAATAGAAGATGgaaaaagacaagaaaaataaaatattacaacctcccaataacataaaaattattatgctTAAATAAAGCTCACTTGGAGATGGAATATTTGTGGAGGTAGAAGGGATAAAGCCAAAGGCAGTTAGAAAGCCTGATTGAAAAAGATATTTTCAGGACCGCAAGTTTATAAGGTCTTTAAAAACTTTATCGATTTGATGTTGCTCAGCAGGATCAATAGAGGTGCAACCCCATGATAttgtaaaaaacaaaaaaacaaagaaaaaaagtgagtAGAAAAATCCAAATGAAAGGCAACGGCCCCATAAGGGGGTTGGCAAGCTCACCAATTTGAGGTTTCCTAAGCTCAATTGAACTTGGAATTTCGTACTACACTCTAAGAGATGGAATAGATTTCTCAGAAATTGCATTATCCCCCCAATCAATAGACCAATCGCGTTGGAAGCTAGGTTGGCCATCAGGAACAAATGACGCAGGAGCAAAATTTACGATAAAGAGTATTTGGTCAGAGAATATATGGCAGTAATCATCGTCATCTTCAAAGTACTCATAGTAAATAGGGTTAGAGTTATTTTCAGAATCAGAAGACATTGAAATTGTTAAAAAcaggaagaagagaagagaataGACACTCACTGAGTAAAGTGAAAACTAAAGGGTTGAAACTCCACGAGGTGAGCAAATGTGCAAATGATGGTTTATATAGAAatgagaagagagagaaacaacTTGAGCTCTTATGCTTTGGGTGAAACCAGAAGTTAAGAGCTGGGGAGCAACTAttgtagaaaatataaaatagtcAATAAAGCACAAAGCAATACCCCAAAAATTATGTCCCCTAAGAATGGGGAGCAAGAATTATTCTCCCGTAAGAATGGGCCCCCAAAAAATATACTCTGAAGAGTAGTAATTCTACCTCCAAGAATGGGCCCCAGAAAATATGAACTCTACCCCCAAAAACGGGCCTCAGAAAATATATTCTCCCGAGAATGGGGAGTAGAAATTCTACCCCAAAAATAGGCCCCAGAAAAATATGTTCCCCTATAATGGAGAGCATGAATTCTACCCCAAGAGGGCCCTAGAAAATATGCTCTCTCAAAATGGGGAGTAGGAATTCTACCCAAGAATGGGCCCTAGAAAATATGTTCTCTAGAATGGGGAGCATGAATTATACCCTCAAGGATGGGCCCCAGAAGTCATGCTCCTCAAGAATAGAGAGCAGGAATCATGTTCCCCTAAGAACGGGGAGCAGGAATTAGGCTCCCAGAAATGAGAGTAGTAGAATCATATTCCCCAAGAATGGGGAGCAGGAATTAAACTTTCCAAGAACGGAGAGTATGAATTAGGCTCCAAGAATGAGAGCAGTAGAACCATGCTCCCCATGGGGAGTAGGAGTTAGACTCCTTAGGAATGGAGAGTAGGAATTAGGCTCCCAGAAATGGAAAGCATGAATTAGACTCCCCAGGAATGGGGAGCAGGAGTAGAGGGTGGCAAAAGTCATGGATCCAGACGGCCCTTAACCCAGTTCTAGATTATGAACTGCACAAGAAAAGTCAAGTGTAAATAGAGGAGCTATCGTTGAAGGACAATAGAAGGACCTTACTTGGCCCAGAAGCAAATTAAATAGAGTTTGACACAGATACAACCTATTAaagcataaatattttataattaaaatcctagAGGATAGAGGAGAGTTAAATAGGGTTCAAGTTAGaaaaatactttatttataGAAGGCTATAAAAGCAGAGATCTCTCAGTGTAAGGGAtcgaaaaaaaatagtaaaaagagaGGGAGTTAAGTTGTAAGTGCGatcttaataaatatttatctttctttatcCGTGGACGTAGGACAAATGCCGAATCACATTAATTCTTTGTGTCTTTTTGTTATATCACTCCCacataaattaattctttaagtTGACTAGAAATCTGCATCAACAAATAGTATAAAAGTAAATCAatcttaatttcttaatatCAATTTTGGATATGAATGcaattcatatatataaatatgttgaaTTAGATGTCATTCTGTTGAATCTGTTCAAATATATCTTCAAAACGAATTGAAGATAGACATTTCTTCTATAtttgtgagaataaattttaaaattatatactaCAATACATTTAATccatgtaaataattaaaaaaaaatgttgaattGGATGAAATAAGgtcaatatttatatatatgcatatatttttttttccaaaaaaatccaaaaatccaAAGAGTACAGCAGAGGCAATCGCAAATGCAGTGCTAGAACGCGAACGAGGAATGAGGCAAAGGGGTGACCTCACTGTTACAACTAGAATCTTCGCACATCCGCTTCCGAAGATTTCTCTCTCCGCCAAGACATCGCTGTCCTGTCCTTTCGAAACCCCcctcaaaaatttaaagataaaaaacctgaaaatattttttttacaagaaaaaaataaaataaaatgaatttctGATATGATATCAGTATCAGAGTACTTGTGTatataaatttacataaataaaataccacACACACTTTCAGCTTCTTACATGAATTGAAAGCTGAAAGCCAcccaacacacacacatagaTTCCAATCAATAGTACGAAATTCTAACAGATCCAAATTCAAATCGAAATCCGATCCAGTCTCATCTCTCCTTTGCATTCACTCACCATTACCCAATGGGTTTCCCAGCCAACGGCTCCGACGCCGGCTCCAAGCCGCTCAAGTTTCTCATCTACGGCCGCACTGGCTGGATCGGGGGCTTGCTCGGCAAGCTCTGCCAAGCTCAGTCCATTGACTTCACCTACGGCTCCGGCCGCCTCGAGAACCGCGCCTCCCTCGAAGCCGACATCGCCGCCGTCAAGCCCACCCACGTCTTCAACGCGGCCGGGGTGACCGGTAGGCCCAACGTCGACTGGTGCGAATCGCATAAGGTCGAGACCATACGGACTAATGTCGTCGGCACCCTTACGCTTGCTGACGTCTGCAGAGACAAAGGTTTGATTCTCATTAATTACGCCACCGGCTGCATCTTCGAGTACGATTCCGGTCACCCCCTCGGATCCGGCATCGGCTTCAAGGAGGAGGATACTCCGAATTTTGTCGGATCTTTCTACTCCAAGACTAAGGCCATGGtataactctctctctctctctctctcatttgATTTGACTTGACTTGCGTTGTTTCCATTTTCAAAATGGATCTATAAAGACTCAAATtgttcataaatttatttatttgtgtgcTCAGGAATAtagatctttttaatttcgtTGCGTACAGTAGAGCACTGGATCTGATGATTTAGTTGATGGATCTACCTCATTTAGTCAATTCTGTAAATTCCTCTGCAAATTGTGATGTATTTGTTCCTGggaagttaattttaacactCCCATTTCGGCTTCCAGCACTTTGCTTATGTGGACTATTGCAGGCAAACAAGCTGTGCTGATGTCACCTTAGGGAAAGCCGTAAACAAGCATTATTAGCTGGGTTCTTTTAGTAATGTGACTTAGTCACTAACAAAGATAGATCCTGGTTTTTAAATTAGCTAGCTGGAAAATTTTAGCTCATGAtccacaaaaaatatatagctTTATTGTATGCTTTATCCATGGAGACGAGTGTTAacttgcattttatttttttgttggcATATTTTGTGATGTTATAATGGCAGCCTTGTCACAGTTATACCAGTACAGTTGTTCTCACGCCGTGGTTGTTTTCTGATTCATGACAGGTGGAAGAGTTGCTCAAGAATTTTGAGAATGTCTGTACTTTGCGTGTCAGGATGCCGATCTCATCAGATTTATCCAATCCTCGCAACTTCATCACAAAGATCACTCGATATGAAAAGGTAGTCAACATTCCAAACTCAATGACTATCTTGGATGAGCTTCTTCCAATTTCCATTGAGATGGCAAAGAGAAACCTCACTGGAATTTGGAACTTTACGAACCCCGGTGTGGTGAGCCACAATGAGATTCTGGAGATTTATCGGCAGTACATAGACCCCAACTTCACTTGGAAAAATTTTACCTTGGAAGAGCAGGCAAAGGTGATTGTTGCCCCAAGGAGCAACAACGAGCTTGATGCCAGTAAATTGAAGACGGAATTCCCTGAGCTCTTGTCCATTAAGGAGTCCCTCATCAAATATGTTTTTGAGCCAAACAAGAAGACCACTGGAGTGTGAAACTCTTTAGGTTTGAGGTTTTTCAGTTTCcctatttattgaattttgtttaCGCAGGTTGATGTGATCCCAATGCTATTTTCCTCGTCCCAGTACAACATGCATGATTACTCCTCCTTGTATCTCAACGCTGTATTCACAACTCAATCTTGAATAAATTAGCCAAAAGTGATTTGTTaagtagaatttttttttttttttggtaaattgattgaTGTACTGCTTGCATGGCTGAGGACAATGTTTGTTCTGTTCTTGGCTTTGTTATGTTGTAATCTGCAATGATTTGTTATTGCCATTTGTTTGGCCTATCGAGCTGATATATATAGACATATATCAGAGAAAGAGAATGGTAGccttttatgtttcattttatagcAAGTTTCTATTATTCTGAATTATAagctattgatttttttccccttagcTAAATGTTGAATAATTGCTTAATGCAATTTTGCcttttatcatttcttttgCTGCTTTAGGTTATCTTAGAAGGTCTCTTTAGTTGATTCTTGGGGAGAAACTTACATGTATGACAATGGGGATGATATAAAATGCCAAAGAAGATTTTATCACAATTTGCTGTGTTGTATTTACAACAGGCAAAAGTGGGATAGTTGCCATTTGGTATTGCATCCATCACTGAGAGAATCTTTCTCTAAGTACTAGGAGCTTTGTGGCTGTGGAGTCTATTTAAGTGCAAATGAGAAAGAAGAGTCGCTTCTTGTTATTGCAGACAGTACTTACTTTCATGCTTGTTTTATCATCGTGAATGGCTAAGGAAAGATGCTGCCTTATGGATCGAGCAGATGAAGACATATTGTCCCTGTCTAgccatgtgtgtgtgtattgtaATTATTCCTGCTAAAGAAAGTTTATTTGATGTCCCCCAAATGCGTCATAACTTccaactaaataaacaaaaatagagAAGTATACAGCTTCTGTTTTACAAGGTGGGAATGGTGTTTGCAATGACCCTCCTTGTGTTTTATTAGTGATTCTGAGAAGAATCAATATTGTCCACAGTcgaattaaaatttctaaaacaataaataaaataataataatcataaaaaataaatccaactCCAACAACAACCAAATCGCAACACACCCtaacaaatttaaagttttcaattaataaatccTCTCCTCTAAATGAAAAGTCTACGtctctaaaattaatttataaaatattagaaatgaacttattagatatatatatattagaaatgAGAGATAAGTCATCAACCCGATAAGtaaatttatacataaaaaatacataataataattacaaagaaCCATGAACTAAGTATGATAAAGCTCATAATGAGTGAAGTCATAATGATTTTGTCATTAGGTTTTGCAATCCAGAACCTTGTGTCCTTGAAaagaaattcacaatattttgttattggaCGTAGTAACATAAAAAGTTTAGTCAAGAAGAGAGTCATGACTTTAAATCACTTTGAGAATTCTCTTGTTAGCGACGTGGGATTGGGATATTACAATGCTAGTATTGATGCTCTTGGATTAATTATAGATGAAATAACGACAAAATGGgcgaggaaaaaaaaaaacccgaGGAACAACTCACAGCACACACTCAGTTGTCTCTGCTtcttaaaaagagaaatgccAAAGCAACGATAGTATTATTcaagatttattttcttgttgaatAGACTGTAAAAAAGTTGCATCCAATCTCAAAGCAAAGAAACCTCAATGTAGGCATCTTGAATGGGATTTAATGACGTCCAAGGATTCCGTTCTTGGTGTACATGGAAGGACCCTTGAATTTCTGGTTCTTCTGGGGCATTGAGTCGGAAGAGTGGACCGCACCAGGAAGAATGTTGTATATCACAACTGGGCTTCTTACTTGATGAACTCCATCTTCCCAAACGATTGCACCGGACATAATTGGCTGCTGTGCGATCTTTGGACCGGTGACCTTCACTGTAAACGACTTCTGCTCCCCAACTGCGGAGAATGACAGAGATTGTGGCTCGACATCAACGCTAACAGAAGCAGGCATGTATGGTCTGACAGTGTAGGTTGAGTTTGGTGAGCCAACATTGGTAACCGTCCTGGTAAAGACCCCATAAATTGGCTGCCCATCTTCGATAGCTAGAGAGAATGAAGGGTAATTGAGATCCCAGGCTCTTCCGGGCTCTGTGCTGTTGCAGACACTGCTGTTATCACCGGTGATTTGTCTTATGATGGTGGTGTTGTAACCTTGCTTGCAGAGGAAGTTAACGTAATCAACCTCAGTCGCATCATAGACAAGCCCTGGGTCTATTGCTTGGGCTGGGTTGATGTGGCCTGACCCATAAGCAAATTCAAGGTCTTCTTGCTTCCTCGAGTCCATGACATAAGCTGTTCATAGACAATGAGGCAACATTATCATTGGCAGAGTTATTTGAAGTCTATGGAAATGCTACTCATGCatgaacaaatgaatttgCTAACCCGTGGTCATGAGGGCAGATTTGATGGAA encodes:
- the LOC102628237 gene encoding bifunctional dTDP-4-dehydrorhamnose 3,5-epimerase/dTDP-4-dehydrorhamnose reductase — encoded protein: MGFPANGSDAGSKPLKFLIYGRTGWIGGLLGKLCQAQSIDFTYGSGRLENRASLEADIAAVKPTHVFNAAGVTGRPNVDWCESHKVETIRTNVVGTLTLADVCRDKGLILINYATGCIFEYDSGHPLGSGIGFKEEDTPNFVGSFYSKTKAMVEELLKNFENVCTLRVRMPISSDLSNPRNFITKITRYEKVVNIPNSMTILDELLPISIEMAKRNLTGIWNFTNPGVVSHNEILEIYRQYIDPNFTWKNFTLEEQAKVIVAPRSNNELDASKLKTEFPELLSIKESLIKYVFEPNKKTTGV